In the genome of Tripterygium wilfordii isolate XIE 37 chromosome 19, ASM1340144v1, whole genome shotgun sequence, one region contains:
- the LOC119985303 gene encoding NAC domain-containing protein 21/22-like, with protein sequence MSNISMVESQLPPGFRFHPRDEELVCDYLMKKITKSTIQHNSGSPPAPLMIEVDLNKIEPWEIPEMACVGGKEWYFYSQRDRKYATGSRTNRATASGYWKATGKDRPVHWKGAMVGMRKTLVFYQGRAPKGRKTDWVMHEYRLEGLFGQVPLNKEDWVLCKVFYKSREAGAAKPSMGSSCNDHQDTASSSLPPLMDSNYITFDQTLNNNNNNLFHHHHHHEQVPCFSIFSQNQFTTKNIMTTFGQLPSTTTTCCLDHNFSGGDKKSIEGFLSQLTKMENKGSPSLGEISTTSESYLSEMGISDIWNHY encoded by the exons ATGAGCAACATAAGCATGGTGGAGTCGCAATTGCCACCGGGTTTTCGGTTTCATCCGAGAGACGAAGAACTTGTTTGTGATTATTTGATGAAGAAGATAACAAAAAGTACCATTCAACATAATTCTGGCTCTCCCCCAGCTCCTCTAATGATAGAAGTTGATCTCAACAAGATTGAACCTTGGGAAATTCCAG AAATGGCATGTGTGGGAGGCAAAGAATGGTATTTCTACAGTCAGCGTGATCGAAAATACGCGACTGGCTCAAGGACTAATCGTGCGACGGCGTCCGGGTATTGGAAGGCAACCGGAAAAGACCGGCCGGTGCACTGGAAAGGCGCCATGGTCGGTATGAGAAAGACCCTAGTGTTTTACCAAGGTAGAGCtccaaaaggaagaaaaactgATTGGGTCATGCATGAGTACCGCCTTGAAGGGCTTTTCGGTCAAGTTCCTCTTAACAAG GAAGATTGGGTCTTATGTAAGGTGTTCTATAAAAGTAGGGAAGCTGGAGCTGCCAAACCAAGCATGGGAAGCAGCTGTAATGATCATCAGGACACAGCCTCTTCATCTCTACCTCCATTAATGGACTCTAATTACATCACTTTTGACCAAACcctaaacaacaacaacaacaatttgtttcatcatcatcaccaccatgAGCAAGTGCCCTGCTTCTCcattttctcccaaaatcaaTTCACAACCAAGAATATCATGACCACATTTGGACAGCTACCTTCAACTACTACTACTTGTTGTTTAGACCATAATTTCTCTGGTGGTGACAAAAAATCCATAGAAGGTTTCTTGAGTCAACTTACTAAGATGGAAAACAAAGGATCACCAAGTCTTGGAGAAATTAGTACTACTTCAGAGAGCTACTTGTCTGAAATGGGTATCTCAGACATATGGAATCATTATTGA